A DNA window from Vigna unguiculata cultivar IT97K-499-35 chromosome 10, ASM411807v1, whole genome shotgun sequence contains the following coding sequences:
- the LOC114167038 gene encoding TMV resistance protein N-like isoform X1, whose product MAFDSSSPSSKSERIYDVFINFRGVDTRKKFVSHLHSSLSKAGVKTFLDEENLLKGMELKELLRAIEVSQIAIVVFSKRYADSSWCLEELQKIFECRQTCGLRVVPVFYYVEPSEVRQQKGDFGDALRAAARSGYAGEHLEFALSSWRRTLTDAANLSGWNPKDWRTEAELVRDIVNYVIANLDYNALPITKFPVGLDHPVQEVIRFIERTRNSCKIGIWGMGGSGKTTIAKTIYNKLHRLFENKSFIENIREVCQTDRRRGLVRLQEKLLSDILKVKVEIQSNGIGQGMIENRFIGKRAVIVLDDVNKFDQLQALCGNTQWMGERSVIIITTRDLRLLKSFEVDFVYEMKEMEANESLELFCRHAFREEKPREDFKELAKDAVAYCGGLPLALEVLGSYLSKRTMIEWRSVLSKLKISPNTQVQEKLRISFDSLCDQMEKEIFLDVCCVFIGKDRGCVTEVLNGCGLFADIGITVLLERSLIKVEKNNKLRMHHLLQDMGREIIREGSNKEPGKRSRLWFQEEVRDVLTNSTGTDAIEGLTLKLNLTNRECFKADAFEEMSSLRLLQLHHVELTGDYGYLSKQLRWIYWQGFPSKYIPDNFYLEDAIAINFKHSNLRQLWKEPKVLFMLKFLNLSHSKYLTETPNFSGLPYLEKLILKYCPSLRCVHKSIGDLCKIVLINLKDCTSLSSLPREIYKLKSLKTLILSGCSKIDTLEEDIVEMKSLTTLIAENAVAKQVPFSIVSSKSIGYLFPCGYEGLSHDVLPSIIRSWMSLTMNPLSCIHPLCGISASLVSMNMQNIDLGDLAPILTNLLNLRSVWVQCDTEFQITKQVRKILNDVQGVHFTDLEIASCTSEISDNSLRSHWIRIGSYQEEDFNTLNKSITKGLAASGSCNAFLLGGNYPLLLAHTGEGHSVDFTVPEDWDMKGMALCFVYLSTPETVATKCLISVVLVNYTKCSIQIYKRDTVISFNDADWQGIISHLEAGDKVEIFLSFRNELVIKNTAVYLLKKPVMKVYSRKRNLKDQESSRKRQG is encoded by the exons ATGGCATTCGACTCTTCTTCACCATCATCCAAATCCGAACGGATATACGACGTGTTCATCAATTTCAGGGGGGTAGACACCCGCAAGAAGTTCGTTTCTCATCTCCATTCTTCGCTCTCAAAAGCTGGAGTCAAAACGTTCCTTGACGAGGAGAATCTGCTCAAGGGAATGGAGCTGAAAGAACTATTGCGAGCAATTGAAGTGTCTCAGATAGCAATAGTTGTTTTCTCCAAAAGATACGCTGATTCTAGCTGGTGTCTTGAGGAGCTTCAGAAAATCTTTGAGTGCCGCCAAACTTGTGGCCTAAGAGTTGTGCCCGTATTTTACTATGTTGAACCATCCGAAGTTCGTCAGCAGAAGGGTGATTTTGGAGATGCGTTGCGAGCAGCTGCAAGAAGTGGCTATGCAGGAGAACATCTGGAATTCGCGTTGTCGAGTTGGAGACGCACACTCACCGACGCTGCAAATTTGTCTGGGTGGAATCCGAAGGATTGGAG GACTGAAGCTGAGCTAGTGCGTGACATTGTTAACTACGTTATTGCCAATCTTGATTACAATGCCTTGCCTATCACCAAATTTCCTGTTGGATTAGATCATCCGGTGCAAGAAGTGATTAGATTTATTGAAAGAACCAGAAATTCTTGTAAGATAGGGATATGGGGAATGGGAGGATCCGGTAAAACTACGATTGCCAAAACCATCTACAATAAACTTCATCGTTTATTCGAGAATAAAAGTTTCATTGAAAATATTAGAGAAGTTTGTCAAACAGATAGAAGAAGAGGGCTTGTTCGTTTGCAGGAAAAACTTCTTTCTGATATCCTGAAAGTAAAGGTGGAGATACAAAGCAATGGAATCGGACAAGGTATGATTGAGAACAGATTTATTGGAAAAAGGGCGGTCATTGTTCTTGATGATGTGAATAAGTTTGACCAACTACAAGCACTATGCGGAAATACTCAGTGGATGGGTGAAAGAAGCGTAATAATCATTACAACTAGAGATCTACGTTTACTCAAGAGTTTTGAAGttgattttgtttatgaaaTGAAGGAAATGGAAGCAAATGAGTCCCTTGAGCTTTTTTGTAGGCATGCATTCAGAGAAGAAAAACCAAGAGAGGATTTCAAAGAACTTGCAAAAGATGCAGTTGCTTATTGTGGTGGACTACCTCTAGCTCTTGAAGTTCTAGGTTCTTATTTGAGTAAGAGGACAATGATTGAGTGGAGAAGTGTGTtgtcaaaactaaaaataagtCCCAATACCCAAGTCCAAGAGAAACTGAGGATAAGCTTTGACAGTTTATGTGATCAAATGGAAAAGGAAATATTTCTTGATGTATGTTGTGTTTTTATTGGTAAGGACAGAGGGTGTGTCACGGAGGTACTAAATGGTTGTGGACTATTTGCTGATATTGGAATAACTGTCCTCTTAGAGCGTAGCCTCATAAAAGTCGAAAAGAACAACAAACTCAGAATGCATCATTTGCTACAAGACATGGGAAGAGAGATTATTCGCGAAGGTTCAAACAAAGAACCTGGGAAGCGCAGTAGATTATGGTTTCAAGAGGAGGTGCGTGATGTGTTGACAAATAGTACC GGGACAGATGCTATTGAGGGATTGACTCTGAAATTGAATTTAACGAACAGAGAATGCTTTAAAGCTGATGCTTTCGAGGAAATGAGTAGTTTGAGACTGTTGCAACTTCACCATGTAGAACTCACGGGAGATTATGGTTATCTTTCTAAGCAATTGAGATGGATCTATTGGCAAGGGTTTCCTTCAAAATACATACCTGACAACTTTTATCTGGAAGATGCAATTGCAATTAATTTCAAACACAGTAATCTTAGGCAATTGTGGAAAGAACCCAAG GTTTTGTTTATGTTAAAGTTCCTCAATCTTAGTCATTCCAAGTACTTGACTGAAACCCCTAACTTTTCTGGACTACCATATCTTGAAAAGCTCATTCTCAAATATTGTCCAAGTTTGCGCTGTGTACACAAATCGATTGGAGATCTCTGTAAAATTGTGCTGATAAATTTGAAGGATTGTACAAGCCTTAGCAGTCTTCCGAGAGAGATATATAAGTTGAAATCTTTGAAAACTCTCATCCTATCTGGTTGTTCCAAGATTGACACATTGGAAGAAGATATAGTGGAGATGAAATCCTTGACAACTCTAATTGCTGAAAATGCTGTTGCGAAACAAGTGCCCTTTTCAATAGTAAGCTCAAAAAGCATTGGATATCTATTCCCATGTGGGTATGAAGGATTATCCCATGATGTTTTACCTTCTATTATTAGGTCCTGGATGTCACTAACAATGAATCCCCTGTCTTGTATTCATCCGTTATGTGGCATTTCAGCATCTCTAGTTTCCATGAATATGCAAAATATTGATTTGGGTGACCTAGCACCGATCCTTACCAACCTTTTAAATCTTCGAAGTGTTTGGGTGCAGTGTGACACGGAGTTTCAAATAACTAAACAAGTAAGAAAAATTCTGAATGACGTACAAGGGGTACATTTCACTGACTTAGAAATAGCATCCTGTACATCAGAAATTTCAGACAATTCCTTGAGATCTCATTGGATTAGAATTGGAAGCTACCAAGAAGAAGACTTCAATACTCTCAACAAGAGCATAACTAAG GGATTGGCAGCCAGTGGATCTTGTAATGCTTTTCTTCTAGGAGGTAATTATCCTCTTTTATTGGCCCATACAGGCGAGGGACATTCAGTGGATTTCACTGTGCCTGAGGATTGGGACATGAAGGGAATGGCTTTGTGTTTTGTGTATTTATCAACACCTGAAACCGTAGCAACTAAGTGCCTTATTAGTGTCGTACTGGTTAATTACACAAAGTGCAGCATCCAGATATACAAGCGAGACACGGTCATTTCCTTTAATGATGCAGATTGGCAGGGCATAATATCTCATTTGGAAGCTGGAGACAAGGTGGAGATTTTTCTGTCTTTTAGGAATGAATTGGTGATAAAAAACACAGCTGTCTATCTTCTAAAAAAACCTGTTATGAAGGTTTATAGCAGGAAGAGGAATCTTAAGGATCAAGAAAGCAGCCGGAAGAGACAAGGGTAA
- the LOC114167038 gene encoding TMV resistance protein N-like isoform X2: MAFDSSSPSSKSERIYDVFINFRGVDTRKKFVSHLHSSLSKAGVKTFLDEENLLKGMELKELLRAIEVSQIAIVVFSKRYADSSWCLEELQKIFECRQTCGLRVVPVFYYVEPSEVRQQKGDFGDALRAAARSGYAGEHLEFALSSWRRTLTDAANLSGWNPKDWRTEAELVRDIVNYVIANLDYNALPITKFPVGLDHPVQEVIRFIERTRNSCKIGIWGMGGSGKTTIAKTIYNKLHRLFENKSFIENIREVCQTDRRRGLVRLQEKLLSDILKVKVEIQSNGIGQGMIENRFIGKRAVIVLDDVNKFDQLQALCGNTQWMGERSVIIITTRDLRLLKSFEVDFVYEMKEMEANESLELFCRHAFREEKPREDFKELAKDAVAYCGGLPLALEVLGSYLSKRTMIEWRSVLSKLKISPNTQVQEKLRISFDSLCDQMEKEIFLDVCCVFIGKDRGCVTEVLNGCGLFADIGITVLLERSLIKVEKNNKLRMHHLLQDMGREIIREGSNKEPGKRSRLWFQEEVRDVLTNSTGTDAIEGLTLKLNLTNRECFKADAFEEMSSLRLLQLHHVELTGDYGYLSKQLRWIYWQGFPSKYIPDNFYLEDAIAINFKHSNLRQLWKEPKCDTEFQITKQVRKILNDVQGVHFTDLEIASCTSEISDNSLRSHWIRIGSYQEEDFNTLNKSITKGLAASGSCNAFLLGGNYPLLLAHTGEGHSVDFTVPEDWDMKGMALCFVYLSTPETVATKCLISVVLVNYTKCSIQIYKRDTVISFNDADWQGIISHLEAGDKVEIFLSFRNELVIKNTAVYLLKKPVMKVYSRKRNLKDQESSRKRQG; this comes from the exons ATGGCATTCGACTCTTCTTCACCATCATCCAAATCCGAACGGATATACGACGTGTTCATCAATTTCAGGGGGGTAGACACCCGCAAGAAGTTCGTTTCTCATCTCCATTCTTCGCTCTCAAAAGCTGGAGTCAAAACGTTCCTTGACGAGGAGAATCTGCTCAAGGGAATGGAGCTGAAAGAACTATTGCGAGCAATTGAAGTGTCTCAGATAGCAATAGTTGTTTTCTCCAAAAGATACGCTGATTCTAGCTGGTGTCTTGAGGAGCTTCAGAAAATCTTTGAGTGCCGCCAAACTTGTGGCCTAAGAGTTGTGCCCGTATTTTACTATGTTGAACCATCCGAAGTTCGTCAGCAGAAGGGTGATTTTGGAGATGCGTTGCGAGCAGCTGCAAGAAGTGGCTATGCAGGAGAACATCTGGAATTCGCGTTGTCGAGTTGGAGACGCACACTCACCGACGCTGCAAATTTGTCTGGGTGGAATCCGAAGGATTGGAG GACTGAAGCTGAGCTAGTGCGTGACATTGTTAACTACGTTATTGCCAATCTTGATTACAATGCCTTGCCTATCACCAAATTTCCTGTTGGATTAGATCATCCGGTGCAAGAAGTGATTAGATTTATTGAAAGAACCAGAAATTCTTGTAAGATAGGGATATGGGGAATGGGAGGATCCGGTAAAACTACGATTGCCAAAACCATCTACAATAAACTTCATCGTTTATTCGAGAATAAAAGTTTCATTGAAAATATTAGAGAAGTTTGTCAAACAGATAGAAGAAGAGGGCTTGTTCGTTTGCAGGAAAAACTTCTTTCTGATATCCTGAAAGTAAAGGTGGAGATACAAAGCAATGGAATCGGACAAGGTATGATTGAGAACAGATTTATTGGAAAAAGGGCGGTCATTGTTCTTGATGATGTGAATAAGTTTGACCAACTACAAGCACTATGCGGAAATACTCAGTGGATGGGTGAAAGAAGCGTAATAATCATTACAACTAGAGATCTACGTTTACTCAAGAGTTTTGAAGttgattttgtttatgaaaTGAAGGAAATGGAAGCAAATGAGTCCCTTGAGCTTTTTTGTAGGCATGCATTCAGAGAAGAAAAACCAAGAGAGGATTTCAAAGAACTTGCAAAAGATGCAGTTGCTTATTGTGGTGGACTACCTCTAGCTCTTGAAGTTCTAGGTTCTTATTTGAGTAAGAGGACAATGATTGAGTGGAGAAGTGTGTtgtcaaaactaaaaataagtCCCAATACCCAAGTCCAAGAGAAACTGAGGATAAGCTTTGACAGTTTATGTGATCAAATGGAAAAGGAAATATTTCTTGATGTATGTTGTGTTTTTATTGGTAAGGACAGAGGGTGTGTCACGGAGGTACTAAATGGTTGTGGACTATTTGCTGATATTGGAATAACTGTCCTCTTAGAGCGTAGCCTCATAAAAGTCGAAAAGAACAACAAACTCAGAATGCATCATTTGCTACAAGACATGGGAAGAGAGATTATTCGCGAAGGTTCAAACAAAGAACCTGGGAAGCGCAGTAGATTATGGTTTCAAGAGGAGGTGCGTGATGTGTTGACAAATAGTACC GGGACAGATGCTATTGAGGGATTGACTCTGAAATTGAATTTAACGAACAGAGAATGCTTTAAAGCTGATGCTTTCGAGGAAATGAGTAGTTTGAGACTGTTGCAACTTCACCATGTAGAACTCACGGGAGATTATGGTTATCTTTCTAAGCAATTGAGATGGATCTATTGGCAAGGGTTTCCTTCAAAATACATACCTGACAACTTTTATCTGGAAGATGCAATTGCAATTAATTTCAAACACAGTAATCTTAGGCAATTGTGGAAAGAACCCAAG TGTGACACGGAGTTTCAAATAACTAAACAAGTAAGAAAAATTCTGAATGACGTACAAGGGGTACATTTCACTGACTTAGAAATAGCATCCTGTACATCAGAAATTTCAGACAATTCCTTGAGATCTCATTGGATTAGAATTGGAAGCTACCAAGAAGAAGACTTCAATACTCTCAACAAGAGCATAACTAAG GGATTGGCAGCCAGTGGATCTTGTAATGCTTTTCTTCTAGGAGGTAATTATCCTCTTTTATTGGCCCATACAGGCGAGGGACATTCAGTGGATTTCACTGTGCCTGAGGATTGGGACATGAAGGGAATGGCTTTGTGTTTTGTGTATTTATCAACACCTGAAACCGTAGCAACTAAGTGCCTTATTAGTGTCGTACTGGTTAATTACACAAAGTGCAGCATCCAGATATACAAGCGAGACACGGTCATTTCCTTTAATGATGCAGATTGGCAGGGCATAATATCTCATTTGGAAGCTGGAGACAAGGTGGAGATTTTTCTGTCTTTTAGGAATGAATTGGTGATAAAAAACACAGCTGTCTATCTTCTAAAAAAACCTGTTATGAAGGTTTATAGCAGGAAGAGGAATCTTAAGGATCAAGAAAGCAGCCGGAAGAGACAAGGGTAA
- the LOC114167038 gene encoding TMV resistance protein N-like isoform X3 → MAFDSSSPSSKSERIYDVFINFRGVDTRKKFVSHLHSSLSKAGVKTFLDEENLLKGMELKELLRAIEVSQIAIVVFSKRYADSSWCLEELQKIFECRQTCGLRVVPVFYYVEPSEVRQQKGDFGDALRAAARSGYAGEHLEFALSSWRRTLTDAANLSGWNPKDWRTEAELVRDIVNYVIANLDYNALPITKFPVGLDHPVQEVIRFIERTRNSCKIGIWGMGGSGKTTIAKTIYNKLHRLFENKSFIENIREVCQTDRRRGLVRLQEKLLSDILKVKVEIQSNGIGQGMIENRFIGKRAVIVLDDVNKFDQLQALCGNTQWMGERSVIIITTRDLRLLKSFEVDFVYEMKEMEANESLELFCRHAFREEKPREDFKELAKDAVAYCGGLPLALEVLGSYLSKRTMIEWRSVLSKLKISPNTQVQEKLRISFDSLCDQMEKEIFLDVCCVFIGKDRGCVTEVLNGCGLFADIGITVLLERSLIKVEKNNKLRMHHLLQDMGREIIREGSNKEPGKRSRLWFQEEVRDVLTNSTGTDAIEGLTLKLNLTNRECFKADAFEEMSSLRLLQLHHVELTGDYGYLSKQLRWIYWQGFPSKYIPDNFYLEDAIAINFKHSNLRQLWKEPKGLAASGSCNAFLLGGNYPLLLAHTGEGHSVDFTVPEDWDMKGMALCFVYLSTPETVATKCLISVVLVNYTKCSIQIYKRDTVISFNDADWQGIISHLEAGDKVEIFLSFRNELVIKNTAVYLLKKPVMKVYSRKRNLKDQESSRKRQG, encoded by the exons ATGGCATTCGACTCTTCTTCACCATCATCCAAATCCGAACGGATATACGACGTGTTCATCAATTTCAGGGGGGTAGACACCCGCAAGAAGTTCGTTTCTCATCTCCATTCTTCGCTCTCAAAAGCTGGAGTCAAAACGTTCCTTGACGAGGAGAATCTGCTCAAGGGAATGGAGCTGAAAGAACTATTGCGAGCAATTGAAGTGTCTCAGATAGCAATAGTTGTTTTCTCCAAAAGATACGCTGATTCTAGCTGGTGTCTTGAGGAGCTTCAGAAAATCTTTGAGTGCCGCCAAACTTGTGGCCTAAGAGTTGTGCCCGTATTTTACTATGTTGAACCATCCGAAGTTCGTCAGCAGAAGGGTGATTTTGGAGATGCGTTGCGAGCAGCTGCAAGAAGTGGCTATGCAGGAGAACATCTGGAATTCGCGTTGTCGAGTTGGAGACGCACACTCACCGACGCTGCAAATTTGTCTGGGTGGAATCCGAAGGATTGGAG GACTGAAGCTGAGCTAGTGCGTGACATTGTTAACTACGTTATTGCCAATCTTGATTACAATGCCTTGCCTATCACCAAATTTCCTGTTGGATTAGATCATCCGGTGCAAGAAGTGATTAGATTTATTGAAAGAACCAGAAATTCTTGTAAGATAGGGATATGGGGAATGGGAGGATCCGGTAAAACTACGATTGCCAAAACCATCTACAATAAACTTCATCGTTTATTCGAGAATAAAAGTTTCATTGAAAATATTAGAGAAGTTTGTCAAACAGATAGAAGAAGAGGGCTTGTTCGTTTGCAGGAAAAACTTCTTTCTGATATCCTGAAAGTAAAGGTGGAGATACAAAGCAATGGAATCGGACAAGGTATGATTGAGAACAGATTTATTGGAAAAAGGGCGGTCATTGTTCTTGATGATGTGAATAAGTTTGACCAACTACAAGCACTATGCGGAAATACTCAGTGGATGGGTGAAAGAAGCGTAATAATCATTACAACTAGAGATCTACGTTTACTCAAGAGTTTTGAAGttgattttgtttatgaaaTGAAGGAAATGGAAGCAAATGAGTCCCTTGAGCTTTTTTGTAGGCATGCATTCAGAGAAGAAAAACCAAGAGAGGATTTCAAAGAACTTGCAAAAGATGCAGTTGCTTATTGTGGTGGACTACCTCTAGCTCTTGAAGTTCTAGGTTCTTATTTGAGTAAGAGGACAATGATTGAGTGGAGAAGTGTGTtgtcaaaactaaaaataagtCCCAATACCCAAGTCCAAGAGAAACTGAGGATAAGCTTTGACAGTTTATGTGATCAAATGGAAAAGGAAATATTTCTTGATGTATGTTGTGTTTTTATTGGTAAGGACAGAGGGTGTGTCACGGAGGTACTAAATGGTTGTGGACTATTTGCTGATATTGGAATAACTGTCCTCTTAGAGCGTAGCCTCATAAAAGTCGAAAAGAACAACAAACTCAGAATGCATCATTTGCTACAAGACATGGGAAGAGAGATTATTCGCGAAGGTTCAAACAAAGAACCTGGGAAGCGCAGTAGATTATGGTTTCAAGAGGAGGTGCGTGATGTGTTGACAAATAGTACC GGGACAGATGCTATTGAGGGATTGACTCTGAAATTGAATTTAACGAACAGAGAATGCTTTAAAGCTGATGCTTTCGAGGAAATGAGTAGTTTGAGACTGTTGCAACTTCACCATGTAGAACTCACGGGAGATTATGGTTATCTTTCTAAGCAATTGAGATGGATCTATTGGCAAGGGTTTCCTTCAAAATACATACCTGACAACTTTTATCTGGAAGATGCAATTGCAATTAATTTCAAACACAGTAATCTTAGGCAATTGTGGAAAGAACCCAAG GGATTGGCAGCCAGTGGATCTTGTAATGCTTTTCTTCTAGGAGGTAATTATCCTCTTTTATTGGCCCATACAGGCGAGGGACATTCAGTGGATTTCACTGTGCCTGAGGATTGGGACATGAAGGGAATGGCTTTGTGTTTTGTGTATTTATCAACACCTGAAACCGTAGCAACTAAGTGCCTTATTAGTGTCGTACTGGTTAATTACACAAAGTGCAGCATCCAGATATACAAGCGAGACACGGTCATTTCCTTTAATGATGCAGATTGGCAGGGCATAATATCTCATTTGGAAGCTGGAGACAAGGTGGAGATTTTTCTGTCTTTTAGGAATGAATTGGTGATAAAAAACACAGCTGTCTATCTTCTAAAAAAACCTGTTATGAAGGTTTATAGCAGGAAGAGGAATCTTAAGGATCAAGAAAGCAGCCGGAAGAGACAAGGGTAA